A DNA window from Zonotrichia albicollis isolate bZonAlb1 chromosome 2, bZonAlb1.hap1, whole genome shotgun sequence contains the following coding sequences:
- the SLC35F2 gene encoding solute carrier family 35 member F2 isoform X1 translates to MEEAAAAAGAPRPADATADAEAADATDAAHAADAAEPSPGAAASSPRRLLALLGAKLCTWHIWKTVILGQMLSMFICGTAVTSQYLADRFNVNTPMLQSFINYCLLLLVYTTTLVFRTGSDSLCQILKQRWWKYLIVGLADVEANYTIVKAYQYTNLTSVQLLDCFGIPALMALSWFLLRARYKLIHFVAVAICLLGVATMVGADILAGREEGEGSDVVIGDVLVLLAASLYAISNVGEEYIVKNLSRVEFLGMVGLFGTIISGLQLAIVEHKEIMKIQWNWKIALLFTAFALCMFGLYNFMPVVIKITSATSVNLAILTSDLYSLFIGLYLFYYKFSGLYIVSFLIIMVGFTLYCAAPPATAEPTAVPQPGHAGLDNAALKLEETDGESPEVAVQSSREEAEVLSTN, encoded by the exons ATGGAGGAGGCGGCCGCTGCTGCCGGGGCGCCGCGGCCCGCGGATGCCACTGCCGATGCTGAGGCTGCCGATGCTACCGATGCTGCCCATGCTGCCGATGCTGCCGAGCCATCGCCCGGGGCCGCCGCCTCCTCTCCGCGCCGGCTGCTGGCGCTGCTCGGGGCCAAGCTCTGCACCTG GCATATTTGGAAAACTGTAATTCTGGGCCAGATGCTCTCTATGTTTATCTGTGGGACTGCTGTTACAAGCCAGTACCTGGCAGACAGATTCAATGTGAATACTCCAATGTTGCAAAGTTTCATCAACTATTGTTTGCTGCTTCTGGTTTATACAACAACGCTGGTATTTAGGACTG GCAGTGACAGTCTCTGTCAGATTTTGAAACAGAGGTGGTGGAAGTATCTTATTGTGGGACTGGCTGATGTTGAAGCAAATTACACAATTGTAAAAGCCTACCAATATACAAACCTCACAAGTGTGCAG CTCCTGGACTGTTTTGGGATTCCTGCACTGATGGCTTTGTCCTGGTTCCTTCTCCGAGCAAGATACAAGCTGatacattttgttgctgttgccaTCTGTTTGCTGGGTGTGGCAACAATGGTGGGTGCAGACATTttggcagggagagaggaaggtGAAG GTAGTGACGTGGTGATTGGAGATGTCTTAGTGCTTCTTGCTGCTTCTTTGTATGCCATTTCTAATGTGGGTGAGGAATACATTGTGAAAAATCTGAGCAGAGTGGAGTTTCTAGGAATGGTGGGCTTGTTTGGGACTATTATCAGCGGTCTACAGCT AGCCATTGTGGAACATAAAGAGATAATGAAAATTCAGTGGAACTGGAAAATTG CACTGCTGTTCACAGCCTTTGCCCTGTGCATGTTTGGGCTGTACAACTTCATGCCAGTTGTGATTAAAATTACCAGCGCAACCTCCGTCAACCTGGCGATTCTGACTTCAGATCTCTACAGTCTCTTCATTGGGCTTTACCTGTTTTATTACAAG TTTTCAGGTCTCTACATCGTGTCCTTTCTTATCATCATGGTGGGCTTCACACTGTACTGCGCCGCTCCCCCTGCCACGGCAGAGCCCACGGCCGTGCCGCAGCCCGGCCACGCCGGCCTGGACAACGCGGCCCTCAAGCTGGAGGAGACCGACGGCGAAAGCCCAGAGGTGGCTGTGCAATCCTCCAGGGAAGAAGCTGAGGTGCTCAGCACCAATTGA
- the SLC35F2 gene encoding solute carrier family 35 member F2 isoform X2, whose protein sequence is MLSMFICGTAVTSQYLADRFNVNTPMLQSFINYCLLLLVYTTTLVFRTGSDSLCQILKQRWWKYLIVGLADVEANYTIVKAYQYTNLTSVQLLDCFGIPALMALSWFLLRARYKLIHFVAVAICLLGVATMVGADILAGREEGEGSDVVIGDVLVLLAASLYAISNVGEEYIVKNLSRVEFLGMVGLFGTIISGLQLAIVEHKEIMKIQWNWKIALLFTAFALCMFGLYNFMPVVIKITSATSVNLAILTSDLYSLFIGLYLFYYKFSGLYIVSFLIIMVGFTLYCAAPPATAEPTAVPQPGHAGLDNAALKLEETDGESPEVAVQSSREEAEVLSTN, encoded by the exons ATGCTCTCTATGTTTATCTGTGGGACTGCTGTTACAAGCCAGTACCTGGCAGACAGATTCAATGTGAATACTCCAATGTTGCAAAGTTTCATCAACTATTGTTTGCTGCTTCTGGTTTATACAACAACGCTGGTATTTAGGACTG GCAGTGACAGTCTCTGTCAGATTTTGAAACAGAGGTGGTGGAAGTATCTTATTGTGGGACTGGCTGATGTTGAAGCAAATTACACAATTGTAAAAGCCTACCAATATACAAACCTCACAAGTGTGCAG CTCCTGGACTGTTTTGGGATTCCTGCACTGATGGCTTTGTCCTGGTTCCTTCTCCGAGCAAGATACAAGCTGatacattttgttgctgttgccaTCTGTTTGCTGGGTGTGGCAACAATGGTGGGTGCAGACATTttggcagggagagaggaaggtGAAG GTAGTGACGTGGTGATTGGAGATGTCTTAGTGCTTCTTGCTGCTTCTTTGTATGCCATTTCTAATGTGGGTGAGGAATACATTGTGAAAAATCTGAGCAGAGTGGAGTTTCTAGGAATGGTGGGCTTGTTTGGGACTATTATCAGCGGTCTACAGCT AGCCATTGTGGAACATAAAGAGATAATGAAAATTCAGTGGAACTGGAAAATTG CACTGCTGTTCACAGCCTTTGCCCTGTGCATGTTTGGGCTGTACAACTTCATGCCAGTTGTGATTAAAATTACCAGCGCAACCTCCGTCAACCTGGCGATTCTGACTTCAGATCTCTACAGTCTCTTCATTGGGCTTTACCTGTTTTATTACAAG TTTTCAGGTCTCTACATCGTGTCCTTTCTTATCATCATGGTGGGCTTCACACTGTACTGCGCCGCTCCCCCTGCCACGGCAGAGCCCACGGCCGTGCCGCAGCCCGGCCACGCCGGCCTGGACAACGCGGCCCTCAAGCTGGAGGAGACCGACGGCGAAAGCCCAGAGGTGGCTGTGCAATCCTCCAGGGAAGAAGCTGAGGTGCTCAGCACCAATTGA